Proteins from a genomic interval of Triplophysa dalaica isolate WHDGS20190420 chromosome 21, ASM1584641v1, whole genome shotgun sequence:
- the hipk1b gene encoding homeodomain-interacting protein kinase 1 isoform X2 translates to MASQLQMFSAPSVSSSAFCRVKKMKVESCAWDASNEAYSSVGQAYSFNPAVGLSFGASGLVFPPASRGQVVVRAADSTGSHQRGSSRRTTHHTESHSSRGQRYGVKRKNEEVEASGGGGSGSGSVQILEELSAPAFSARTGGAGTTAQSIPHSANTTKSSSSNGEGDYQLVQHEILCSVSNSYEVLEFLGRGTFGQVAKCWKRGTNEIVAIKILKNHPSYARQGQIEVSILNRLSAENADEFNFVRSYECFQHKGHTCLVFEMLEQNLYDFLKHSKFSPLPLRHIRPILQQVATALMKLKSLGLIHADLKPENIMLVDPIRQPYRVKVIDFGSASHVSKAVCSTYLQSRYYRAPEIILGLPFCEAIDMWSLGCVIAELFLGWPLYPGASEYDQIRYISQTQGLPPEYLLSAGTKTSRFFNRGPDSSYPLWRLKTPSEHEAEMGVKSKEARKYIFNCLDDMMQVNLPSHLEGTDLLAEKADRRELIDMLKRMLRLDADKRITPTKTLGHPFVTMTHLVSFPHSSHMKSCFQNMDICKRRNSSYENGKTLFAANAVPGTAGNLTVTFSSQLNQHSQVNHQRKIHSQSFTHLRTFPLIVVKCFQVQSAGGTVPLLNYQPALYQQATINIPGLAQPSIPMQTRPTQLCAQTEPFQQTLIVCPPTTIQGLPSSSKASSYPVRMENGVPVVQQNQSAQSLQIQPSLLAQGSCTPLMVATLQPHTAGVASQYPLPLALGCGAGRSALLDQTATVLAWPTGTQQILIPSAWQQVPGMTIHNSNHQSVVTESPLEALLSQSSTPQTSSWRASRSGQHSSVLQQNPHILGAINQAQTLGRGTSGVTRPPNKRSRVCCDSGSSISLVGSQSYNATLTQPIIISDTPSPAVSVITIHSDSEEEDERKFHPSCGPSQRTNVISCVTLHDSDSSTASPLTPKPQHGHTGVQPSRLSKSLAVVAPSVKTQPGEISISAKVPSAVGLPQNYYVKPKRASTRQPSSSVETVTDHQQELSRSQPLNLSQTTVSSSQDSASGLSSLRRQQTYPPASSHYCLQEAPSFTSTPSLYTFPAPGALASASHIEHLLVQGSSPSIHVPPASHYAASLIPKDSLGGVVHGLSAHYQQHYPAHPYVTTSTSTTRGSGTYSGYQLSPRRVSQYPYI, encoded by the exons ATGGCTTCACAGCTGCAGATGTTCTCCGCTCCGTCTGTGTCCTCCAGTGCCTTCTGCAgggtgaaaaaaatgaaagtggaGAGCTGTGCTTGGGATGCTTCCAATGAAGCCTACAGTTCTGTGGGACAAGCGTACAGCTTCAACCCTGCGGTGGGCCTCTCCTTCGGCGCGTCCGGCCTGGTCTTCCCCCCGGCGTCTCGGGGTCAGGTGGTGGTCCGTGCCGCCGACAGCACCGGCAGCCACCAGCGTGGATCCAGTCGCAGAACCACCCATCACACGGAATCGCACTCCTCCCGTGGACAGAGGTACGGAGTGAAACGTAAGAACGAGGAAGTGGAGGCTTCGGGAGGCGGGGGCAGCGGGAGCGGAAGCGTTCAGATCCTGGAGGAGCTTTCGGCGCCTGCTTTCTCCGCCCGCACGGGAGGAGCCGGGACCACCGCCCAGTCCATCCCCCACTCAGCCAACACCACCAAGAGCAGCAGCTCCAACGGGGAGGGGGACTACCAGCTGGTCCAACATGAGATCCTGTGCTCAGTCTCCAACAGCTATGAAGTTCTTGAGTTTCTCGGTCGGGGCACGTTCGGGCAGGTGGCCAAGTGCTGGAAAAGAGGAACCAATGAGATCGTGGCTATCAAGATCTTGAAGAACCATCCATCATATGCCCGTCAGGGGCAGATAGAG GTGAGCATATTAAACCGCCTCAGTGCAGAAAACGCAGATGAGTTCAACTTTGTTCGCTCCTACGAGTGTTTCCAGCACAAGGGCCACACATGTCTTGTGTTTGAGATGCTGGAGCAGAACCTCTACGACTTCCTGAAGCACAGTAAATTCAGCCCGCTGCCCCTGAGGCACATCCGACCCATCCTGCAGCAGGTGGCCACGGCTCTGATGAAGCTCAAGAGTCTGGGACTCATTCACGCTGACCTGAAGCCAGAAAACATCATGCTGGTGGACCCCATCAGACAGCCCTATAGGGTGAAAGTCATCGATTTTGGATCAGCCAGTCACGTCTCCAAAGCCGTGTGCTCGACTTACCTGCAGTCTCGCTACTACAG AGCACCTGAGATTATTCTGGGTCTGCCTTTCTGTGAAGCTATTGACATGTGGTCGCTGGGCTGCGTCATCGCGGAGCTCTTTCTGGGCTGGCCTTTATATCCAGGAGCTTCAGAATATGACCAG ATTCGGTACATTTCTCAAACACAGGGTTTGCCTCCAGAGTATCTGTTGAGTGCCGGCACAAAGACCAGTCGTTTCTTCAACAGAGGACCAGATTCCAGCTACCCGCTGTGGAGGTTGAAG ACCCCATCTGAGCATGAGGCCGAAATGGGCGTCAAGTCCAAAGAAGCAAGGAAATACATCTTTAATTGTTTAGATGACATGATGCAG GTCAATCTGCCCAGTCACTTAGAAGGGACTGACTTGTTGGCGGAGAAGGCGGACCGACGGGAGTTGATTGATATGTTGAAGCGGATGCTGAGATTGGACGCTGATAAGAGAATCACGCCGACAAAGACCCTGGGGCATCCGTTTGTTACCATGACCCACCTGGTCAGCTTCCCACATAGCTCACA CATGAAGTCGTGCTTCCAGAACATGGACATCTGTAAGAGACGAAATAGTAGTTATGAGAATGGGAAAACCCTGTTTGCTGCTAACGCTGTTCCTGGAACAGCAGGAAACCTGACTGTGACCTTCAGCAGCCAGCTCAACCAGCACAGCCAGGTGAATCATCAGAGAAAAATACACTCGCAGAGTTTCACACATTTgagaacttttcctttaatcgTTGTGAAATGCTTTCAGGTTCAGTCTGCTGGTGGCACTGTACCTCTCCTCAACTACCAACCGGCGCTTTACCAGCAGGCCACCATTAACATCCCGGGCCTGGCCCAACCCAGCATCCCCATGCAGACCCGGCCCACTCAACTGTGCGCTCAGACCGAGCCTTTCCAACAGACCCTCATCGTCTGCCCACCAACCACTATCCAAGGGCTTCCGTCTTCTAGTAAAGCCTCCAGCTATCCGGTCAGAATGGAGAACGGTGTTCCGGTTGTCCAGCAGAATCAGTCCGCACAGTCTCTTCAGATTCAGCCGAGCCTGCTTGCACAG GGCTCCTGTACCCCTCTGATGGTGGCCACGCTGCAGCCCCACACAGCGGGAGTGGCATCTCAGTACCCGCTGCCCCTGGCACTGGGCTGTGGGGCAGGAAGGTCTGCCCTGCTGGATCAGACAGCCACAGTGCTG GCCTGGCCCACAGGCACCCAGCAGATCCTCATTCCATCAGCGTGGCAGCAGGTGCCGGGCATGACCATCCACAACTCCAACCACCAGTCTGTAGTGACcgagtctcctctggaggcacTTCTGTCTCAGAGCTCTACACCACAAACATCAAGCTGGAG GGCATCTCGGAGCGGTCAGCACAGCAGCGTTCTCCAACAAAACCCGCACATTCTGGGGGCAATCAATCAAGCTCAGACCCTCGGTCGAGGAACATCTGGGGTCACACGACCTCCGAATAAGAGGAGCAGGGTGTGCTGTGACAGCGGTAGCAG CATTTCTCTGGTGGGCTCACAGTCGTACAACGCCACCCTCACACAGCCCATCATTATCTCTGACACCCCCAGTCCCGCAGTCAGTGTTATCACCATACACAGTGATTCTGAAGAAGAGGACGAAAGGAAGTTCCACCCTAG CTGTGGCCCCAGCCAGAGAACGAATGTGATCAGCTGTGTGACGCTCCATGACTCGGATTCTTCCACTGCCAGTCCTTTAACCCCCAAACCCCAGCATGGTCACACGGGGGTCCAACCCTCACGTCTGTCCAAATCCCTGGCGGTGGTAGCACcatctgtgaaaacccagccgGGTGAAATCTCTATATCAGCCAAAGTCCCATCAGCTGTAG GCCTTCCTCAGAATTACTACGTGAAACCTAAGAGAGCGTCCACAAGGCAGCCCAGCAGCTCTGTGGAGACCGTTACTGACCACCAACAGGAGCTTAGCAGATCTCAACCACTTAACCTCAGTCAG ACCACTGTCTCCTCGTCACAAGATTCAGCCAGCGGCTTGTCTTCCCTGCGTCGACAGCAAACATACCCACCAGCCTCCTCTCATTATTGTCTACAGGAGGCGCCCTCATTCACCAGCACCCCCAGCTTGTACACTTTCCCCGCCCCTGGAGCCCTCGCCTCCGCCTCCCACATCGAGCATCTGCTCGTCCAGGGTTCCTCCCCCTCCATACACGTCCCACCCGCTAGTCACTATGCAGCCAGTCTTATCCCAAAGGACTCTTTAGGGGGCGTGGTCCACGGACTTTCCGCCCACTACCAGCAACATTACCCCGCCCATCCTTACGTCACCACAAGCACCAGCACCACTAGAGGAAGCGGGACGTACAGCGGGTATCAGCTCAGCCCCAGAAGGGTCTCTCAGTATCCCTACATATGA
- the hipk1b gene encoding homeodomain-interacting protein kinase 1 isoform X6: protein MASQLQMFSAPSVSSSAFCRVKKMKVESCAWDASNEAYSSVGQAYSFNPAVGLSFGASGLVFPPASRGQVVVRAADSTGSHQRGSSRRTTHHTESHSSRGQRYGVKRKNEEVEASGGGGSGSGSVQILEELSAPAFSARTGGAGTTAQSIPHSANTTKSSSSNGEGDYQLVQHEILCSVSNSYEVLEFLGRGTFGQVAKCWKRGTNEIVAIKILKNHPSYARQGQIEVSILNRLSAENADEFNFVRSYECFQHKGHTCLVFEMLEQNLYDFLKHSKFSPLPLRHIRPILQQVATALMKLKSLGLIHADLKPENIMLVDPIRQPYRVKVIDFGSASHVSKAVCSTYLQSRYYRAPEIILGLPFCEAIDMWSLGCVIAELFLGWPLYPGASEYDQIRYISQTQGLPPEYLLSAGTKTSRFFNRGPDSSYPLWRLKTPSEHEAEMGVKSKEARKYIFNCLDDMMQVNLPSHLEGTDLLAEKADRRELIDMLKRMLRLDADKRITPTKTLGHPFVTMTHLVSFPHSSHMKSCFQNMDICKRRNSSYENGKTLFAANAVPGTAGNLTVTFSSQLNQHSQVQSAGGTVPLLNYQPALYQQATINIPGLAQPSIPMQTRPTQLCAQTEPFQQTLIVCPPTTIQGLPSSSKASSYPVRMENGVPVVQQNQSAQSLQIQPSLLAQAWPTGTQQILIPSAWQQVPGMTIHNSNHQSVVTESPLEALLSQSSTPQTSSWRASRSGQHSSVLQQNPHILGAINQAQTLGRGTSGVTRPPNKRSRVCCDSGSSISLVGSQSYNATLTQPIIISDTPSPAVSVITIHSDSEEEDERKFHPSCGPSQRTNVISCVTLHDSDSSTASPLTPKPQHGHTGVQPSRLSKSLAVVAPSVKTQPGEISISAKVPSAVGLPQNYYVKPKRASTRQPSSSVETVTDHQQELSRSQPLNLSQTTVSSSQDSASGLSSLRRQQTYPPASSHYCLQEAPSFTSTPSLYTFPAPGALASASHIEHLLVQGSSPSIHVPPASHYAASLIPKDSLGGVVHGLSAHYQQHYPAHPYVTTSTSTTRGSGTYSGYQLSPRRVSQYPYI from the exons ATGGCTTCACAGCTGCAGATGTTCTCCGCTCCGTCTGTGTCCTCCAGTGCCTTCTGCAgggtgaaaaaaatgaaagtggaGAGCTGTGCTTGGGATGCTTCCAATGAAGCCTACAGTTCTGTGGGACAAGCGTACAGCTTCAACCCTGCGGTGGGCCTCTCCTTCGGCGCGTCCGGCCTGGTCTTCCCCCCGGCGTCTCGGGGTCAGGTGGTGGTCCGTGCCGCCGACAGCACCGGCAGCCACCAGCGTGGATCCAGTCGCAGAACCACCCATCACACGGAATCGCACTCCTCCCGTGGACAGAGGTACGGAGTGAAACGTAAGAACGAGGAAGTGGAGGCTTCGGGAGGCGGGGGCAGCGGGAGCGGAAGCGTTCAGATCCTGGAGGAGCTTTCGGCGCCTGCTTTCTCCGCCCGCACGGGAGGAGCCGGGACCACCGCCCAGTCCATCCCCCACTCAGCCAACACCACCAAGAGCAGCAGCTCCAACGGGGAGGGGGACTACCAGCTGGTCCAACATGAGATCCTGTGCTCAGTCTCCAACAGCTATGAAGTTCTTGAGTTTCTCGGTCGGGGCACGTTCGGGCAGGTGGCCAAGTGCTGGAAAAGAGGAACCAATGAGATCGTGGCTATCAAGATCTTGAAGAACCATCCATCATATGCCCGTCAGGGGCAGATAGAG GTGAGCATATTAAACCGCCTCAGTGCAGAAAACGCAGATGAGTTCAACTTTGTTCGCTCCTACGAGTGTTTCCAGCACAAGGGCCACACATGTCTTGTGTTTGAGATGCTGGAGCAGAACCTCTACGACTTCCTGAAGCACAGTAAATTCAGCCCGCTGCCCCTGAGGCACATCCGACCCATCCTGCAGCAGGTGGCCACGGCTCTGATGAAGCTCAAGAGTCTGGGACTCATTCACGCTGACCTGAAGCCAGAAAACATCATGCTGGTGGACCCCATCAGACAGCCCTATAGGGTGAAAGTCATCGATTTTGGATCAGCCAGTCACGTCTCCAAAGCCGTGTGCTCGACTTACCTGCAGTCTCGCTACTACAG AGCACCTGAGATTATTCTGGGTCTGCCTTTCTGTGAAGCTATTGACATGTGGTCGCTGGGCTGCGTCATCGCGGAGCTCTTTCTGGGCTGGCCTTTATATCCAGGAGCTTCAGAATATGACCAG ATTCGGTACATTTCTCAAACACAGGGTTTGCCTCCAGAGTATCTGTTGAGTGCCGGCACAAAGACCAGTCGTTTCTTCAACAGAGGACCAGATTCCAGCTACCCGCTGTGGAGGTTGAAG ACCCCATCTGAGCATGAGGCCGAAATGGGCGTCAAGTCCAAAGAAGCAAGGAAATACATCTTTAATTGTTTAGATGACATGATGCAG GTCAATCTGCCCAGTCACTTAGAAGGGACTGACTTGTTGGCGGAGAAGGCGGACCGACGGGAGTTGATTGATATGTTGAAGCGGATGCTGAGATTGGACGCTGATAAGAGAATCACGCCGACAAAGACCCTGGGGCATCCGTTTGTTACCATGACCCACCTGGTCAGCTTCCCACATAGCTCACA CATGAAGTCGTGCTTCCAGAACATGGACATCTGTAAGAGACGAAATAGTAGTTATGAGAATGGGAAAACCCTGTTTGCTGCTAACGCTGTTCCTGGAACAGCAGGAAACCTGACTGTGACCTTCAGCAGCCAGCTCAACCAGCACAGCCAG GTTCAGTCTGCTGGTGGCACTGTACCTCTCCTCAACTACCAACCGGCGCTTTACCAGCAGGCCACCATTAACATCCCGGGCCTGGCCCAACCCAGCATCCCCATGCAGACCCGGCCCACTCAACTGTGCGCTCAGACCGAGCCTTTCCAACAGACCCTCATCGTCTGCCCACCAACCACTATCCAAGGGCTTCCGTCTTCTAGTAAAGCCTCCAGCTATCCGGTCAGAATGGAGAACGGTGTTCCGGTTGTCCAGCAGAATCAGTCCGCACAGTCTCTTCAGATTCAGCCGAGCCTGCTTGCACAG GCCTGGCCCACAGGCACCCAGCAGATCCTCATTCCATCAGCGTGGCAGCAGGTGCCGGGCATGACCATCCACAACTCCAACCACCAGTCTGTAGTGACcgagtctcctctggaggcacTTCTGTCTCAGAGCTCTACACCACAAACATCAAGCTGGAG GGCATCTCGGAGCGGTCAGCACAGCAGCGTTCTCCAACAAAACCCGCACATTCTGGGGGCAATCAATCAAGCTCAGACCCTCGGTCGAGGAACATCTGGGGTCACACGACCTCCGAATAAGAGGAGCAGGGTGTGCTGTGACAGCGGTAGCAG CATTTCTCTGGTGGGCTCACAGTCGTACAACGCCACCCTCACACAGCCCATCATTATCTCTGACACCCCCAGTCCCGCAGTCAGTGTTATCACCATACACAGTGATTCTGAAGAAGAGGACGAAAGGAAGTTCCACCCTAG CTGTGGCCCCAGCCAGAGAACGAATGTGATCAGCTGTGTGACGCTCCATGACTCGGATTCTTCCACTGCCAGTCCTTTAACCCCCAAACCCCAGCATGGTCACACGGGGGTCCAACCCTCACGTCTGTCCAAATCCCTGGCGGTGGTAGCACcatctgtgaaaacccagccgGGTGAAATCTCTATATCAGCCAAAGTCCCATCAGCTGTAG GCCTTCCTCAGAATTACTACGTGAAACCTAAGAGAGCGTCCACAAGGCAGCCCAGCAGCTCTGTGGAGACCGTTACTGACCACCAACAGGAGCTTAGCAGATCTCAACCACTTAACCTCAGTCAG ACCACTGTCTCCTCGTCACAAGATTCAGCCAGCGGCTTGTCTTCCCTGCGTCGACAGCAAACATACCCACCAGCCTCCTCTCATTATTGTCTACAGGAGGCGCCCTCATTCACCAGCACCCCCAGCTTGTACACTTTCCCCGCCCCTGGAGCCCTCGCCTCCGCCTCCCACATCGAGCATCTGCTCGTCCAGGGTTCCTCCCCCTCCATACACGTCCCACCCGCTAGTCACTATGCAGCCAGTCTTATCCCAAAGGACTCTTTAGGGGGCGTGGTCCACGGACTTTCCGCCCACTACCAGCAACATTACCCCGCCCATCCTTACGTCACCACAAGCACCAGCACCACTAGAGGAAGCGGGACGTACAGCGGGTATCAGCTCAGCCCCAGAAGGGTCTCTCAGTATCCCTACATATGA
- the hipk1b gene encoding homeodomain-interacting protein kinase 1 isoform X5, whose product MASQLQMFSAPSVSSSAFCRVKKMKVESCAWDASNEAYSSVGQAYSFNPAVGLSFGASGLVFPPASRGQVVVRAADSTGSHQRGSSRRTTHHTESHSSRGQRYGVKRKNEEVEASGGGGSGSGSVQILEELSAPAFSARTGGAGTTAQSIPHSANTTKSSSSNGEGDYQLVQHEILCSVSNSYEVLEFLGRGTFGQVAKCWKRGTNEIVAIKILKNHPSYARQGQIEVSILNRLSAENADEFNFVRSYECFQHKGHTCLVFEMLEQNLYDFLKHSKFSPLPLRHIRPILQQVATALMKLKSLGLIHADLKPENIMLVDPIRQPYRVKVIDFGSASHVSKAVCSTYLQSRYYRAPEIILGLPFCEAIDMWSLGCVIAELFLGWPLYPGASEYDQIRYISQTQGLPPEYLLSAGTKTSRFFNRGPDSSYPLWRLKTPSEHEAEMGVKSKEARKYIFNCLDDMMQVNLPSHLEGTDLLAEKADRRELIDMLKRMLRLDADKRITPTKTLGHPFVTMTHLVSFPHSSHMKSCFQNMDICKRRNSSYENGKTLFAANAVPGTAGNLTVTFSSQLNQHSQVQSAGGTVPLLNYQPALYQQATINIPGLAQPSIPMQTRPTQLCAQTEPFQQTLIVCPPTTIQGLPSSSKASSYPVRMENGVPVVQQNQSAQSLQIQPSLLAQQAWPTGTQQILIPSAWQQVPGMTIHNSNHQSVVTESPLEALLSQSSTPQTSSWRASRSGQHSSVLQQNPHILGAINQAQTLGRGTSGVTRPPNKRSRVCCDSGSSISLVGSQSYNATLTQPIIISDTPSPAVSVITIHSDSEEEDERKFHPSCGPSQRTNVISCVTLHDSDSSTASPLTPKPQHGHTGVQPSRLSKSLAVVAPSVKTQPGEISISAKVPSAVGLPQNYYVKPKRASTRQPSSSVETVTDHQQELSRSQPLNLSQTTVSSSQDSASGLSSLRRQQTYPPASSHYCLQEAPSFTSTPSLYTFPAPGALASASHIEHLLVQGSSPSIHVPPASHYAASLIPKDSLGGVVHGLSAHYQQHYPAHPYVTTSTSTTRGSGTYSGYQLSPRRVSQYPYI is encoded by the exons ATGGCTTCACAGCTGCAGATGTTCTCCGCTCCGTCTGTGTCCTCCAGTGCCTTCTGCAgggtgaaaaaaatgaaagtggaGAGCTGTGCTTGGGATGCTTCCAATGAAGCCTACAGTTCTGTGGGACAAGCGTACAGCTTCAACCCTGCGGTGGGCCTCTCCTTCGGCGCGTCCGGCCTGGTCTTCCCCCCGGCGTCTCGGGGTCAGGTGGTGGTCCGTGCCGCCGACAGCACCGGCAGCCACCAGCGTGGATCCAGTCGCAGAACCACCCATCACACGGAATCGCACTCCTCCCGTGGACAGAGGTACGGAGTGAAACGTAAGAACGAGGAAGTGGAGGCTTCGGGAGGCGGGGGCAGCGGGAGCGGAAGCGTTCAGATCCTGGAGGAGCTTTCGGCGCCTGCTTTCTCCGCCCGCACGGGAGGAGCCGGGACCACCGCCCAGTCCATCCCCCACTCAGCCAACACCACCAAGAGCAGCAGCTCCAACGGGGAGGGGGACTACCAGCTGGTCCAACATGAGATCCTGTGCTCAGTCTCCAACAGCTATGAAGTTCTTGAGTTTCTCGGTCGGGGCACGTTCGGGCAGGTGGCCAAGTGCTGGAAAAGAGGAACCAATGAGATCGTGGCTATCAAGATCTTGAAGAACCATCCATCATATGCCCGTCAGGGGCAGATAGAG GTGAGCATATTAAACCGCCTCAGTGCAGAAAACGCAGATGAGTTCAACTTTGTTCGCTCCTACGAGTGTTTCCAGCACAAGGGCCACACATGTCTTGTGTTTGAGATGCTGGAGCAGAACCTCTACGACTTCCTGAAGCACAGTAAATTCAGCCCGCTGCCCCTGAGGCACATCCGACCCATCCTGCAGCAGGTGGCCACGGCTCTGATGAAGCTCAAGAGTCTGGGACTCATTCACGCTGACCTGAAGCCAGAAAACATCATGCTGGTGGACCCCATCAGACAGCCCTATAGGGTGAAAGTCATCGATTTTGGATCAGCCAGTCACGTCTCCAAAGCCGTGTGCTCGACTTACCTGCAGTCTCGCTACTACAG AGCACCTGAGATTATTCTGGGTCTGCCTTTCTGTGAAGCTATTGACATGTGGTCGCTGGGCTGCGTCATCGCGGAGCTCTTTCTGGGCTGGCCTTTATATCCAGGAGCTTCAGAATATGACCAG ATTCGGTACATTTCTCAAACACAGGGTTTGCCTCCAGAGTATCTGTTGAGTGCCGGCACAAAGACCAGTCGTTTCTTCAACAGAGGACCAGATTCCAGCTACCCGCTGTGGAGGTTGAAG ACCCCATCTGAGCATGAGGCCGAAATGGGCGTCAAGTCCAAAGAAGCAAGGAAATACATCTTTAATTGTTTAGATGACATGATGCAG GTCAATCTGCCCAGTCACTTAGAAGGGACTGACTTGTTGGCGGAGAAGGCGGACCGACGGGAGTTGATTGATATGTTGAAGCGGATGCTGAGATTGGACGCTGATAAGAGAATCACGCCGACAAAGACCCTGGGGCATCCGTTTGTTACCATGACCCACCTGGTCAGCTTCCCACATAGCTCACA CATGAAGTCGTGCTTCCAGAACATGGACATCTGTAAGAGACGAAATAGTAGTTATGAGAATGGGAAAACCCTGTTTGCTGCTAACGCTGTTCCTGGAACAGCAGGAAACCTGACTGTGACCTTCAGCAGCCAGCTCAACCAGCACAGCCAG GTTCAGTCTGCTGGTGGCACTGTACCTCTCCTCAACTACCAACCGGCGCTTTACCAGCAGGCCACCATTAACATCCCGGGCCTGGCCCAACCCAGCATCCCCATGCAGACCCGGCCCACTCAACTGTGCGCTCAGACCGAGCCTTTCCAACAGACCCTCATCGTCTGCCCACCAACCACTATCCAAGGGCTTCCGTCTTCTAGTAAAGCCTCCAGCTATCCGGTCAGAATGGAGAACGGTGTTCCGGTTGTCCAGCAGAATCAGTCCGCACAGTCTCTTCAGATTCAGCCGAGCCTGCTTGCACAG CAGGCCTGGCCCACAGGCACCCAGCAGATCCTCATTCCATCAGCGTGGCAGCAGGTGCCGGGCATGACCATCCACAACTCCAACCACCAGTCTGTAGTGACcgagtctcctctggaggcacTTCTGTCTCAGAGCTCTACACCACAAACATCAAGCTGGAG GGCATCTCGGAGCGGTCAGCACAGCAGCGTTCTCCAACAAAACCCGCACATTCTGGGGGCAATCAATCAAGCTCAGACCCTCGGTCGAGGAACATCTGGGGTCACACGACCTCCGAATAAGAGGAGCAGGGTGTGCTGTGACAGCGGTAGCAG CATTTCTCTGGTGGGCTCACAGTCGTACAACGCCACCCTCACACAGCCCATCATTATCTCTGACACCCCCAGTCCCGCAGTCAGTGTTATCACCATACACAGTGATTCTGAAGAAGAGGACGAAAGGAAGTTCCACCCTAG CTGTGGCCCCAGCCAGAGAACGAATGTGATCAGCTGTGTGACGCTCCATGACTCGGATTCTTCCACTGCCAGTCCTTTAACCCCCAAACCCCAGCATGGTCACACGGGGGTCCAACCCTCACGTCTGTCCAAATCCCTGGCGGTGGTAGCACcatctgtgaaaacccagccgGGTGAAATCTCTATATCAGCCAAAGTCCCATCAGCTGTAG GCCTTCCTCAGAATTACTACGTGAAACCTAAGAGAGCGTCCACAAGGCAGCCCAGCAGCTCTGTGGAGACCGTTACTGACCACCAACAGGAGCTTAGCAGATCTCAACCACTTAACCTCAGTCAG ACCACTGTCTCCTCGTCACAAGATTCAGCCAGCGGCTTGTCTTCCCTGCGTCGACAGCAAACATACCCACCAGCCTCCTCTCATTATTGTCTACAGGAGGCGCCCTCATTCACCAGCACCCCCAGCTTGTACACTTTCCCCGCCCCTGGAGCCCTCGCCTCCGCCTCCCACATCGAGCATCTGCTCGTCCAGGGTTCCTCCCCCTCCATACACGTCCCACCCGCTAGTCACTATGCAGCCAGTCTTATCCCAAAGGACTCTTTAGGGGGCGTGGTCCACGGACTTTCCGCCCACTACCAGCAACATTACCCCGCCCATCCTTACGTCACCACAAGCACCAGCACCACTAGAGGAAGCGGGACGTACAGCGGGTATCAGCTCAGCCCCAGAAGGGTCTCTCAGTATCCCTACATATGA